Proteins from one Vibrio pomeroyi genomic window:
- a CDS encoding response regulator transcription factor: protein MNTLLLIEDDQLLGQGLASFFESNGYHCLWAQDAKSASKLWLRADLVVLDRQLEDGDSLQHLPNWLLLKALPVIVLTAKVEVQQRVEGLMAGAKDYVTKPFSNEELLARVITQLRPLGVSHLNYANIQINLSERIAYLDDNPIALKPKEFQVLVLFVQNQGRVFHRDELLNKIWGYQAFPSTRTVDNHILRLRQKLPTLRLETHRGVGYRLAGESQ, encoded by the coding sequence ATGAATACCCTATTGCTGATTGAAGACGACCAACTGCTTGGGCAAGGCCTCGCCAGCTTCTTTGAGTCCAATGGTTACCACTGCCTTTGGGCACAAGATGCAAAGAGCGCCAGTAAGCTGTGGTTACGTGCCGACCTTGTGGTCCTTGATCGACAACTCGAAGACGGTGACAGCTTACAACACCTTCCAAATTGGTTACTGCTCAAAGCTCTGCCCGTGATTGTATTAACCGCGAAAGTGGAAGTTCAACAACGTGTTGAAGGCTTGATGGCTGGTGCTAAAGACTACGTGACTAAACCATTTTCAAATGAAGAGTTGCTTGCTCGGGTGATCACACAGCTACGTCCATTAGGTGTTAGCCACTTGAACTACGCCAACATCCAAATCAACTTGTCGGAACGAATCGCTTATCTGGATGACAACCCTATCGCACTCAAGCCTAAAGAGTTTCAGGTATTGGTTTTGTTTGTTCAAAACCAAGGGCGTGTGTTTCATCGAGATGAATTACTTAACAAGATTTGGGGTTACCAAGCCTTCCCAAGTACCAGAACCGTGGACAATCACATACTGCGATTGCGTCAGAAGTTGCCGACGCTCCGCCTAGAAACACATCGAGGCGTTGGTTATCGTTTGGCAGGAGAATCCCAATGA
- a CDS encoding sensor histidine kinase encodes MRRLTLALCLTLWLPTLANAQSLQDKWQTLYQLSWQSSPISVSQQELAQYPKVLLKENTRYPDFKKFSWEEIAALATIQDSCRAIENTNPSLNDAIEFELALCQQQTLDSIWFAAHSKRHPAGGSFADRYVAHYPENSEQIHPFLSISNPLHPLFTELKTLTTKGKEALLNGYRAWQQGDVLWLSGEQGWKAIPSEVWQPIAEQQEVTLSGENCSFRYSNLCLSESSNDRLVMKLVTLALLLTLLCVLTRAIYLRRKERKEKQFVLQLLTHELRTPITSLGLTVEMFRNRYDDFPDDTQGAVWRLISDYQRLSQLTQNSKVYLSSDQSEPLLKQNASLEEWLDHVCEKHNIEYQCEASEVELNLPYYWLTICLDNLIKNAKQHGQGKVLVKVTLADKLTIEVQDEGQFPSWVQRLTSRVTPSTAHKQDNMGIGLTIVEHLMKQANGRLIILRNPTRCILEIAYEYPIAD; translated from the coding sequence ATGCGCAGGCTGACATTAGCCCTTTGTTTGACCCTTTGGCTCCCAACGCTAGCCAATGCCCAAAGTTTGCAAGACAAGTGGCAAACCCTGTATCAACTCAGTTGGCAGTCGTCTCCTATCTCTGTCTCTCAACAAGAATTAGCTCAGTATCCAAAAGTTCTTCTTAAGGAAAACACCCGCTACCCGGATTTCAAAAAATTCAGTTGGGAAGAGATCGCTGCGCTAGCCACAATTCAAGATAGCTGCCGAGCGATTGAAAACACCAACCCTTCTTTGAACGATGCCATCGAATTCGAACTGGCTTTGTGTCAGCAACAAACGTTGGATTCAATCTGGTTTGCGGCACACTCAAAACGACACCCTGCTGGTGGCAGCTTTGCTGATCGTTATGTAGCGCATTACCCAGAGAACAGTGAGCAAATTCATCCCTTTCTGAGCATCAGCAATCCCCTGCACCCTTTATTTACTGAGCTAAAAACCTTAACGACTAAAGGAAAAGAGGCGCTACTGAATGGATACCGCGCTTGGCAACAAGGTGATGTGCTTTGGTTAAGTGGCGAACAAGGCTGGAAAGCGATTCCATCTGAAGTTTGGCAGCCTATCGCCGAGCAACAAGAAGTGACCTTGTCGGGTGAAAACTGTTCTTTTCGTTACAGTAACCTGTGTCTCAGCGAGTCGAGCAACGACAGGCTTGTCATGAAACTTGTAACTCTCGCACTACTCTTAACGCTACTTTGCGTATTAACTCGTGCCATATATCTACGTAGGAAAGAGCGCAAAGAGAAACAGTTCGTATTGCAGCTGCTCACTCATGAACTTCGCACGCCAATCACTAGCCTTGGCTTAACCGTCGAAATGTTCAGAAACCGCTACGATGATTTCCCCGATGATACCCAAGGGGCTGTTTGGCGTTTAATATCCGACTATCAAAGGCTATCTCAGCTCACTCAGAACAGTAAAGTTTACCTAAGTTCCGATCAGTCAGAGCCTTTGCTAAAACAGAACGCATCATTGGAAGAGTGGCTCGACCATGTCTGTGAAAAACACAATATTGAGTATCAATGTGAAGCAAGCGAAGTCGAACTGAACCTACCGTATTACTGGCTGACCATTTGTTTAGATAACTTGATCAAGAATGCTAAGCAACACGGTCAAGGTAAGGTTTTAGTTAAGGTCACCCTTGCCGATAAGCTGACGATAGAAGTGCAAGATGAAGGTCAGTTCCCTTCTTGGGTTCAACGACTGACGTCCCGAGTAACACCAAGCACTGCGCACAAACAAGATAACATGGGCATTGGCCTAACGATTGTCGAACACTTGATGAAACAAGCGAATGGCCGTCTCATTATTCTCCGTAATCCAACCCGATGTATTTTGGAAATCGCTTATGAATACCCTATTGCTGATTGA
- a CDS encoding YbhB/YbcL family Raf kinase inhibitor-like protein, producing the protein MKTIIKSVLVISILAAGSAQAFELTSNDIQEGHPMAKTFEYSSWGCDGDNLSPQLMWKDAPAGTKSFAITAYDPDAPTESGFWHWVAFDIPTSVNELPRAADISKLGGKEGRIDYGTVGFGGACPPEKDGMHRYQFTVWALPTDKLNLDENTPSAVVGFTLNSMALEKARLTTTYTR; encoded by the coding sequence ATGAAAACAATCATCAAATCAGTATTGGTAATAAGCATCTTGGCTGCAGGTTCGGCTCAGGCATTTGAACTCACGAGTAATGATATTCAAGAAGGTCATCCTATGGCGAAGACGTTTGAATACTCTAGCTGGGGTTGTGATGGCGACAACTTATCACCTCAGTTGATGTGGAAAGACGCGCCAGCAGGCACCAAAAGCTTTGCGATTACAGCCTACGACCCGGATGCACCAACCGAAAGCGGTTTCTGGCATTGGGTGGCGTTTGATATCCCAACAAGTGTGAATGAGCTTCCACGTGCGGCTGATATTTCAAAGCTAGGCGGTAAGGAAGGTCGCATCGACTACGGAACAGTTGGTTTTGGTGGCGCTTGTCCTCCAGAAAAAGATGGTATGCACCGTTACCAATTCACCGTTTGGGCATTACCAACGGACAAACTCAACTTAGACGAAAACACACCGTCTGCTGTGGTCGGTTTTACGCTGAACAGCATGGCGTTAGAAAAAGCGAGATTAACCACGACTTATACTCGCTAG
- a CDS encoding helix-turn-helix transcriptional regulator, which yields MNHQYQVTVFRAEQLQKLRNVRILSPSIIQIITGSKRLFWKESVAELTHSELLLCEASASLSFENMPHKGRFLSRVFSFQFQPTQAMLDLSEQRAGDLKLPTIEADRSLQDSLNALFTFDRQTMSAATQQFWLQGLYQQLAEKGVLHRLFISSNVSFSQKLSHYLSHSPDEKHPLESVAERFAMSRTTLIRKLKLEGMQYREVLAEVRLSHALYLMQNGQQNVAMLAQSCGYQSEGRFSQRFKGKFGLSPSEYIKTVASDRVATP from the coding sequence ATGAATCATCAATATCAAGTGACAGTCTTTCGCGCCGAGCAATTACAGAAGCTGCGTAATGTGAGGATTCTATCCCCTAGTATTATTCAAATAATCACAGGCAGTAAGCGCCTGTTTTGGAAAGAGTCAGTAGCCGAACTCACACACTCAGAGCTGTTGTTGTGTGAAGCATCGGCATCATTGAGTTTTGAGAACATGCCTCATAAAGGACGTTTCCTTTCGCGTGTGTTCAGTTTTCAATTTCAGCCAACTCAAGCAATGCTCGATTTAAGTGAACAGCGAGCTGGTGACTTGAAATTGCCGACCATAGAAGCTGACCGGAGTTTGCAAGATTCGTTGAACGCGTTGTTTACGTTTGATCGCCAAACCATGAGTGCAGCAACCCAACAATTTTGGCTGCAAGGCTTGTATCAGCAATTGGCGGAGAAGGGCGTATTACATCGACTGTTTATTAGCTCAAACGTTTCGTTTAGCCAAAAGCTAAGCCACTATCTTTCCCACTCTCCAGACGAGAAACACCCGTTAGAGTCGGTAGCAGAACGTTTTGCGATGAGTCGTACTACGTTGATTCGCAAACTTAAGCTTGAAGGTATGCAATATCGTGAGGTGTTAGCGGAAGTCCGCTTAAGTCACGCACTGTATCTGATGCAGAATGGCCAACAGAATGTAGCGATGCTGGCTCAGTCTTGTGGTTACCAATCTGAAGGGCGTTTTAGTCAACGTTTTAAAGGTAAGTTTGGTTTATCGCCGAGTGAATACATTAAGACAGTTGCGAGTGATAGAGTCGCAACGCCTTAA
- a CDS encoding MFS transporter, whose product MSASLRNSIFIMLGILFLSLNLRGPFTSLAPVLSQVMEGLSLNSSAAGFLTALPLLTFALFSPLVTKISQRIGLEPSLLLALVLITTGITLRSFGAIPTLYIGTVMIGLGIAIGNVLLPVVVKISFPTRIATVTSLYIFTMGIGSTLGSSLMVPFSELTLFTLTGWQLALLMNLVFPLLALMIWLPKITKRSSSKSTKQNEENPVPMKKMIKSGIAWQVTLALGLNSFTFYSLAGWLPQILNDLGYSEIDAGYIYGFLQFSTMVPGLLLLPFLGKSNNQRWLITLCTSSVFIGLIGLLYLPDFAIFWVGLFGLANCSTFIIALSFVGLRTSNSSQAASLSGMAQGIGYALAATGPTLVGKLHSQTGSWSVPILLIAGVAFACTIFAALAARDTKVSV is encoded by the coding sequence ATGAGCGCCTCACTTCGTAACAGCATTTTCATCATGTTAGGGATTCTATTCCTATCACTTAACCTTCGTGGGCCGTTTACGAGCTTGGCTCCGGTGCTTTCTCAGGTTATGGAAGGGCTCAGCCTTAACTCTTCTGCTGCTGGGTTCTTAACGGCTTTACCACTGTTAACGTTCGCACTGTTCTCGCCGCTAGTGACCAAAATATCTCAGCGAATTGGGCTTGAACCTAGTTTATTGTTGGCTTTGGTCTTGATTACCACTGGTATCACGCTGCGTTCTTTTGGAGCAATTCCGACTTTATACATCGGCACCGTGATGATCGGGCTTGGTATCGCGATTGGTAACGTGTTGCTTCCTGTAGTGGTCAAAATTAGCTTCCCGACACGCATCGCGACGGTGACCTCTTTGTATATCTTTACGATGGGGATAGGTTCGACATTAGGCTCTAGTTTGATGGTTCCATTTTCAGAACTGACCTTGTTCACGTTGACGGGCTGGCAACTAGCGCTGTTGATGAACCTTGTATTTCCACTATTGGCCTTGATGATTTGGCTCCCTAAGATCACCAAGCGTTCTTCTTCTAAAAGCACTAAGCAGAACGAAGAAAATCCAGTACCGATGAAAAAGATGATCAAGAGTGGTATCGCTTGGCAAGTAACGTTGGCTCTTGGGCTTAACTCATTTACCTTTTACTCGTTGGCGGGTTGGTTACCACAGATTTTGAACGATCTTGGCTACAGCGAGATCGATGCGGGTTACATTTATGGATTCCTGCAGTTTTCAACCATGGTTCCAGGGCTACTGTTATTGCCGTTCTTAGGTAAGAGCAATAATCAACGATGGCTGATTACCTTGTGTACTTCGAGTGTGTTTATTGGATTGATTGGCCTGTTGTACTTACCAGACTTTGCGATATTTTGGGTCGGACTCTTTGGTTTAGCCAACTGCTCTACGTTTATTATCGCGCTCTCTTTTGTTGGCTTGCGTACATCAAACAGCAGCCAAGCGGCTTCGTTGTCTGGTATGGCTCAAGGCATTGGTTATGCCCTAGCGGCGACTGGCCCGACTTTGGTGGGTAAACTCCATTCACAAACGGGATCTTGGAGTGTTCCGATTCTATTGATCGCTGGCGTTGCCTTCGCATGCACGATTTTTGCCGCACTTGCTGCAAGAGATACAAAGGTCAGCGTTTAA
- a CDS encoding D-serine ammonia-lyase has translation MTELNPKSELNIDQLTSDFPLLQQLIALEEVSWFNPNITTLEQGLPYVGLGDKDIHDASLRLQRFAPYLAKAFPETQITNGIIESELIDIPVMKSGLEAHYHLPIKGRLMMKKDSHLPISGSIKARGGIYEVLTHAEKLAFEAGLLSESDDYSKLLESEFREFFQQYSIAVGSTGNLGMSIGIMSAKLGFTVSVHMSADARAWKKNKLREHGVNVVEYEQDYGVAVVQGRKEAEQDPRCFFIDDENSQTLFLGYSVAGERLKQQFEQQQIVVDKEHPLFVYLPCGVGGGPGGVAFGLKMAFGDDVHCIFAEPTHSPCMLLGVHTGLHDEIAVQDLGIDNLTAADGLAVGRASGFVGRAMERLLDGYYTLTDERMYQLLSELNQAEGIRLEPSALAGMPGAVHVEHNREYLERLGITESTLNNATHLVWATGGGMVPEQEMAAYLAKSSV, from the coding sequence ATGACTGAATTGAACCCAAAAAGTGAACTAAATATAGATCAGCTCACTAGCGACTTCCCATTGTTACAACAACTGATAGCACTTGAAGAGGTGAGTTGGTTTAACCCAAACATCACAACGCTAGAGCAGGGTTTACCTTATGTGGGTTTGGGCGATAAAGACATTCACGATGCAAGCCTGCGATTACAAAGGTTTGCGCCTTATCTGGCAAAGGCTTTCCCTGAAACTCAAATCACTAATGGCATTATTGAGTCTGAGCTTATTGATATCCCAGTGATGAAATCAGGATTGGAAGCGCATTATCATTTACCGATTAAAGGCCGCTTGATGATGAAAAAAGACAGCCACTTACCGATCTCTGGTTCGATCAAAGCGCGTGGCGGCATTTATGAAGTATTAACCCACGCCGAGAAGTTAGCGTTTGAAGCTGGATTACTGAGCGAGAGCGATGATTACAGCAAACTGCTAGAGTCAGAGTTTCGCGAGTTTTTCCAACAATACAGTATTGCCGTAGGTTCGACAGGCAACCTAGGCATGTCCATCGGTATTATGAGTGCCAAGCTTGGCTTTACGGTATCGGTTCACATGTCTGCTGATGCGAGAGCATGGAAGAAGAACAAACTGCGTGAGCATGGTGTCAATGTGGTCGAGTACGAACAAGATTACGGTGTAGCGGTAGTGCAAGGTCGTAAAGAAGCAGAGCAAGACCCGCGTTGTTTCTTCATTGATGATGAAAACTCTCAAACCTTGTTCCTCGGTTATTCGGTGGCCGGAGAAAGGCTCAAACAACAATTCGAACAACAACAGATTGTCGTCGACAAAGAACACCCGTTGTTCGTTTACTTACCATGTGGTGTTGGCGGCGGCCCCGGTGGTGTGGCATTTGGTTTAAAGATGGCTTTTGGTGATGATGTTCACTGTATTTTTGCTGAACCAACTCATTCGCCTTGTATGCTGTTGGGCGTTCACACTGGTTTGCATGACGAAATTGCAGTGCAAGATCTGGGTATTGATAACCTAACTGCCGCAGACGGACTTGCAGTCGGCCGTGCGTCTGGTTTTGTTGGCCGGGCAATGGAACGTTTATTAGATGGCTATTATACATTGACCGACGAACGCATGTATCAACTGTTGAGTGAATTGAATCAAGCCGAAGGTATTCGGTTAGAGCCTTCAGCATTGGCTGGTATGCCGGGCGCAGTGCATGTCGAACACAACCGAGAATATCTGGAGAGGTTAGGCATAACTGAATCTACCTTAAATAACGCGACTCATCTTGTTTGGGCGACAGGCGGCGGCATGGTGCCAGAGCAAGAAATGGCCGCGTATTTAGCTAAGTCTTCGGTGTAA
- the trpS gene encoding tryptophan--tRNA ligase, producing MKTPQNTNKPEIILTGDRATGPLHLGHYVGSLQQRTSLQHIHDQTILVADMQGLTDNAHNPAKVSSNILNVVADYLAVGIDPTKTTICLQSQLPALAELTMFYSNLVSIARLERNPTVKSEIQNKEFGRSIPAGFLTYPISQAADITAFNATLIPVGDDQLPMLEQTNEIVRKVNSLAGKPILNECKPLLSNASRLPSTDGKSKMSKSMGNAINLGATEKEIRAAVKSMYTDPNHLRIEDPGQVEGNIVFTYLDAFHTDAYYVNELKDHYRRGGLGDGQTKKVLEECLQEMIRPIRARRAELLDDKAQLIDILRQGTQLSRERTETVLFDVKELFGLNIL from the coding sequence ATGAAAACACCTCAAAACACGAACAAACCAGAAATCATTCTGACTGGAGACCGAGCGACCGGTCCTTTACATCTGGGTCACTATGTCGGTTCACTTCAGCAGCGCACTTCGTTGCAACATATTCACGACCAAACGATATTGGTTGCCGACATGCAGGGCCTTACCGACAATGCACATAACCCTGCCAAGGTTTCGTCTAACATTCTTAATGTGGTGGCGGATTATCTAGCGGTAGGCATCGATCCAACAAAAACCACAATCTGCCTTCAATCACAATTGCCAGCACTGGCTGAACTAACCATGTTCTACAGCAACCTTGTGTCTATTGCTCGTTTGGAACGAAACCCGACCGTTAAAAGTGAGATTCAAAACAAGGAGTTTGGTCGTTCAATTCCGGCTGGCTTTCTGACTTATCCGATTTCACAGGCGGCTGATATCACAGCGTTTAACGCGACCTTGATTCCTGTGGGTGACGACCAATTGCCAATGCTAGAACAGACCAACGAGATAGTGAGAAAGGTTAACTCACTCGCGGGCAAGCCAATTTTAAATGAGTGTAAACCCTTGCTGAGCAATGCCTCTCGTCTTCCGAGCACCGACGGCAAAAGTAAGATGTCTAAATCAATGGGCAACGCTATCAACTTAGGTGCTACCGAAAAAGAGATTCGTGCCGCAGTGAAATCCATGTATACCGACCCAAATCATCTACGAATCGAAGATCCTGGCCAAGTAGAAGGGAACATCGTATTTACCTATCTTGATGCTTTTCATACTGACGCTTACTACGTCAATGAACTAAAAGATCACTACCGCAGAGGCGGGTTAGGGGATGGCCAAACTAAAAAGGTACTGGAAGAGTGTCTACAAGAGATGATTCGCCCGATAAGAGCACGCAGAGCCGAACTGTTGGATGACAAAGCGCAACTCATTGATATCTTACGCCAAGGCACGCAGCTATCGAGAGAAAGAACCGAAACCGTGTTGTTTGATGTTAAAGAACTATTCGGTCTGAACATCTTGTAA
- a CDS encoding VOC family protein: MEISHLDHLVLTVKDIEVTVDFYQRLLGMKPIQFGEGRVALSFGNQKLNLHQLGNEFEPKAKRVQAGSADLCFITNTPMAEVIEHIKANEIEIEEGPVPRTGAKGKIVSVYIRDPDGNLIEVSNY, from the coding sequence TTGGAAATCAGTCATTTAGATCACTTGGTACTAACCGTTAAAGATATAGAGGTAACGGTAGATTTCTATCAGCGTTTATTAGGTATGAAGCCTATCCAATTCGGAGAAGGTCGCGTGGCGTTGTCATTTGGTAATCAAAAGTTAAACCTTCACCAGTTAGGTAATGAGTTCGAACCAAAAGCAAAGCGCGTGCAAGCGGGCAGTGCTGACCTTTGTTTTATTACCAATACACCCATGGCTGAGGTAATCGAACATATCAAAGCGAACGAAATAGAGATAGAAGAGGGGCCTGTGCCGCGAACAGGTGCGAAGGGAAAAATAGTCTCTGTTTATATTCGAGATCCTGATGGTAATCTGATTGAGGTCTCGAATTATTAG
- a CDS encoding LysE family translocator: MSLEGAVTFFIAMFIFGITPGPGVFAILARGMVQGWRKCITLSLGMICSDLIYLTLACFGLATIAENWSFSFEVIRYVGAAYLIYLGYKMFKSLPEVQGSAELAAKQSQKSELASFAQGFLISASNPKVILFYISFLPTFVDLTVLRSQDIVLVSVLASVALMSGLMLIAMGAGRMASLLKTPRAHKRLNQSAGGIMIAAGSYLAINR, from the coding sequence ATGTCATTGGAAGGTGCAGTTACATTCTTTATTGCCATGTTTATATTTGGTATCACTCCAGGACCTGGAGTCTTTGCCATTTTAGCTCGTGGCATGGTTCAGGGATGGCGAAAATGCATCACTCTTTCGTTAGGAATGATATGCAGTGATCTTATTTATCTTACGCTTGCCTGTTTTGGTCTCGCGACGATTGCTGAGAATTGGTCGTTTTCTTTCGAGGTGATTCGCTACGTTGGTGCCGCTTATTTGATTTACTTAGGCTACAAGATGTTTAAGAGCCTACCTGAAGTGCAAGGTTCAGCGGAGCTCGCGGCCAAGCAAAGTCAGAAATCAGAACTCGCCAGTTTTGCGCAAGGGTTTTTAATTTCGGCATCAAATCCCAAAGTAATTTTGTTCTATATTTCGTTCTTGCCAACTTTCGTTGATCTAACGGTTTTGCGTTCACAAGATATCGTCTTGGTTTCTGTTTTAGCATCTGTTGCTCTGATGTCCGGTTTAATGCTAATTGCAATGGGGGCGGGCAGAATGGCAAGTTTACTTAAAACGCCACGCGCACATAAAAGATTAAACCAAAGTGCTGGTGGGATAATGATTGCGGCTGGCTCATATTTGGCGATAAATCGATAG
- a CDS encoding short chain dehydrogenase, which translates to MKTIILIGARGKMGQAALMGLGNHKVITAGRSGDVDHLVDITDPQSIEALYKNVGHFDAVVNTVGLCEYNTFANMTEEQWMTTVTSKMMGQINLVRIGQKYIADGGSFTLISGILNVKPIPYAIADATTSGAIDTFVKCVAYEMPRNTRINVINPTVLAEAWDVYGEMMPGFEPVPSKLVGKAFERSVDGFLTGEVIFVDA; encoded by the coding sequence ATGAAAACAATCATTCTAATCGGCGCACGTGGCAAGATGGGTCAAGCAGCACTAATGGGCTTAGGCAATCACAAGGTAATCACAGCGGGTCGCTCTGGCGATGTCGACCATCTTGTTGATATCACCGATCCACAATCGATTGAAGCACTTTACAAGAACGTCGGGCACTTTGATGCGGTTGTGAACACAGTCGGCCTTTGTGAATACAACACCTTTGCAAATATGACAGAAGAACAGTGGATGACCACGGTAACGAGCAAAATGATGGGACAAATTAATCTTGTTCGCATCGGCCAAAAATACATCGCTGATGGTGGTTCGTTTACGCTGATTAGCGGCATTTTGAATGTGAAGCCAATCCCTTACGCGATTGCAGACGCAACCACCAGCGGCGCGATTGATACTTTCGTAAAATGTGTCGCTTATGAGATGCCAAGAAACACCCGCATCAATGTCATCAACCCTACCGTGCTCGCTGAAGCGTGGGATGTGTATGGTGAAATGATGCCAGGTTTTGAACCCGTACCAAGCAAATTAGTCGGCAAGGCATTCGAGCGCTCGGTCGACGGCTTCCTTACTGGTGAAGTGATTTTTGTAGACGCTTAA
- a CDS encoding LysR family transcriptional regulator: MSKLDRLDIKQLRVFQALIREENASKAANQLGMTQQAVSEHLKKLREVFDDRLFVRKTNGFVPTTFAQELSVGVDRLLIDFNLLLSKTNFVPEKAKGTFVVAATDYAQQIILPSLIAKLREQAPELKLIVRDFEIDNLHELMESGKVNLAIAFPDYIPDSYKVIKLFEEHHVCVTSPHSSIAHTNPSLEEVASYPTIIVSPSRSNFKGSIDEWFGKFGLKRNVVVSAPCFSIVPMYLNTTDSIAFLPSRAIEGLNLITLPMEQSPESFDVIAAWHPRYNDDPLQKWVTSLLEID; the protein is encoded by the coding sequence GTGAGCAAATTAGATCGATTAGACATAAAGCAACTTAGGGTTTTTCAAGCGTTAATACGTGAAGAGAACGCGTCTAAAGCTGCCAATCAACTAGGGATGACTCAGCAAGCCGTCAGTGAGCATTTAAAGAAACTGCGTGAAGTGTTCGACGATAGGTTGTTTGTGAGGAAGACCAATGGCTTTGTTCCAACGACATTTGCTCAAGAACTTTCTGTTGGTGTAGATCGTCTGCTTATCGATTTCAACTTACTGTTATCAAAGACTAACTTTGTGCCAGAGAAAGCAAAAGGGACGTTTGTGGTTGCGGCTACAGATTATGCCCAGCAGATTATTTTACCGAGTTTGATTGCAAAGCTTAGGGAGCAAGCTCCGGAACTAAAGCTCATTGTACGTGACTTCGAAATCGATAACCTACACGAGTTAATGGAAAGCGGTAAGGTCAATTTAGCTATCGCATTCCCTGATTACATTCCAGACAGCTATAAGGTCATTAAGTTGTTTGAAGAGCACCATGTTTGCGTCACTTCACCTCATTCCTCTATCGCACACACAAACCCTTCGTTAGAGGAGGTGGCGAGTTACCCCACGATCATCGTTTCACCATCTCGCTCAAACTTTAAAGGTTCGATTGACGAATGGTTTGGGAAATTCGGTTTAAAGCGCAATGTCGTGGTTTCCGCTCCGTGCTTCTCTATCGTACCCATGTATCTAAACACTACTGACTCGATTGCCTTCCTACCATCGAGAGCGATAGAAGGGCTGAATCTAATTACTCTTCCAATGGAACAATCACCAGAGAGTTTCGATGTGATAGCCGCATGGCACCCAAGATACAACGATGATCCGCTACAAAAATGGGTCACATCTTTATTAGAAATCGATTAG